The genomic DNA GCTCCTTGCGCCAGAAGATCAACGGCGTCTGCGTCTCCGCGATCTCGACCGGCGTGCCGCGCACGCCGCTTGGATAGGCGGTGGCTGACAGGCCGTCCTTGCCGAAGCGCGCGCCGGTGCCGCCATTGGACGTCACCGCCATCGAGAACCCGTAATTGCCGCCGACGCCGGAACGGGTCTGGCCGCGGACGTTGAGATTCCACAGGCAGGAGGTGCCCTCCGCCGGCACGCGCTCGGGGATGATCTGACGCAGGCAGCCGAACACCACGTCGGGCAGCATCTGGCCGATGATGTGGCGGGAGGCCACGGGCGCCGGCTTCGGCGCATTGAGGATCGCGCCCGCCGGCGCCGAGACCGTCAGCGGCGAGAGCGAGCCGGCATTGTTCGGGATTTGCGAGGCGACGACGCAGCCGAGGCCGAACACGGTGTAGGCGGTGGTGTAGGACAGCGGCACGTTGATGCCGAATTTCGAGGCGGCGGACGTGCCGTCGAAATCGACGTGGATGCCGTCGTCCGAGATCGTCAGCGTCGCCGCCAGCGTCACCGGCGCATCATAGCCGTCGACGACCATCGTGTTGCGCCAGCTGCCCTTCGGCAGCTTTGCGATCTCCGCCAGCACGGCCTCGCGCGAGCGATCGCAGATGTAGTCGCCGAGCTCGTCCAGCGTGTCGATGCCGAACTCGGTCATCATCTCGACCAGGCGCTCGCAGCCGACGTCGTTGCAGCCGGCGAGCGAATAGGTGTCGCCCTCGGTGTCGATCGGCAGGCGCGTGTTGGTGCGGATCATCGCCATCAGCGTCTCGTTGACGATGCCCTGGTCGATCAGTTTCAGCATGGGGATGTAGAGCCCCTCCATGAACACGTCGGTGGCGTCAGGCCCGAAGCCGATGCCGCCGATGTCCATGAGATGGCTGGTGCAGGAGAATAGCGCGACGACCTTGCCGTCTTTGAAGCAGGGAGTGGTGACGACGAAATCGTTGAGATGGCCGGTGCCCATCCAGGGGTCGTTGGTGATGTAGGCATCACCCTCCTTCATCGTCTCCAGCGGAAAATGGTTGATGAAGTGCTTGACCGATTCCGCCATCGAGTTGACGTGACCGGGCGTGCCGGTCACCGCCTGCGCCAGCATGCGCCCCCTGAGGTCGAACACGCCGGCGGAGAGGTCGCCGCATTCGCGCACGATCGGGCTGAAGGCGGTGCGCAGCAGCACCTGCGCCTGCTCCTCGACCACGGCGATCAGCCGGTGCCACATGATTTGAAGGTCGATCAGGCTTGCGCCATTTGCCTTGCTCATGATCAGGCCGCCTTTCGTTCCATGACGATGCTGCCGGCACCGTCGATATGCGCGTCGAAACTGGTCGAGACAAAAGTAGATGTTTCGTCCTCCGCGATCACGGCGGGTCCCGCAATGGTCGCGCCCGGCACCATGTCCTCGCGGCGATAGAGCGGGATCTCGATGACCTCGCCGGCGCGGCCGTCGAAGAACTTCCGGCTGCCGGACGCCTTGGCCGCGGGCTTGCGCGCGACGGAAGCAACGGCCGGCGGATTGCGCGCCTCGGTGGTCGCCAGCACCGACCAACTCAAGACTTCGATCGCCGCGCCTGGAATGGCCCGCTCGAACATCGCGGAATAGTCCGCCTCGAACTTCTGGCGGAGGCCCGCGAGATCGGCTGCCGTCAGCCGCCGGTTCGGCAGCTCGACGGAGATCTCATGACCCTGGCCGACATAGCGCATGAAGGCGGCACGGCGCTCGCGCACCGGCGCACCGGCAGCGCCAGGCTCGACCAAAGCGCGCGCCTCGGTCACCATCTCCTGCAAGAGGTCGGAGACCCCCTCGGTGTCGAAATCGTCGAGCCGGACATGGCGGCTGCGCACCAGCTCATAGGCGATGGGAGCGGCCAGGAAGCCGACGGCCGAGCCGACGCCGGCATTCGACGGCACGATCACCCGGGAGACGCCGATCTTCTCGGCAACGCGCGCCGCATGCAGCGGCGCGGCGCCGCCGAACGCGATCAAGGTGTGCTGACCGACGATCTCGCCGCGCTCGACCGCGTGGACGCGCGCCGCACTCGCCATGTTCTCGCAGACGACTTCGTGCACGGCATAGGCCGCGGTTTCCGCGGACAGGCCGAGCGGCTCGCCGACGTCGCGCAGCAGCGCCTGCTTCGACAGCTCGGGGTCGAGCTTGATCGTGCCGGCGGCGAACGCATCGGGATCGATCATGCCCAGCGCAACGTCCGCATCGGTCACCGCCGGACGCTGGCCGCCGCGGCCGTAGCAGGCGGGGCCCGGCTCCGACGAGGCGCTCTCCGGGCCGACCGTGACGCGCTTCATGGCGTCGACATGCGCGATCGAGCCGCCGCCGGCGCCGATCTCGACCATTTCGATCACGGGAATGCGCACCGGCAGACCGGAGCCCTTGAGGAAGCGCGCGGCGCGATCGACCTCGAACACGCGCGAGGTCTCGGGCTGGTATTTCTCGATCAGGCAGATCTTTGCGGTGGTGCCGCCCATGTCGAAGGACAGCACCTTGCTCTCGCCAAGCCTTGCCGCGATCTGCGCCGCGAAGATCGCGCCGCCGGCGGGGCCGGATTCGACGAGACGTACCGGAAAACGCCGCGCCGTCTCGATCGAGGTGACGCCGCCGCCCGAAGTGACGAGGTAGATCGCGCCGCGGAACTGTTCGACCTGCAAGGCGTCGGCCATGCGGGCGAGATAACCGTCGATCAGCGGTTGCACATAGGCATTCGCGACCGCAGTCGATGTGCGTTCATACTCACGGATCTCGGGACAGACGGCGGAGGACACGGTCACGGAGATGCCGGGCATCTCATCGGCCAGGATCGCGGCGGCGCGGCGCTCGTGCTCGGGATTGGCGTAGGAGTGCAGGAAGGCGATCGCGACGCTCTCGACGCCCAGCTCGCGCAATCTTGGCGCGAGTGCGCGCACTGCCGCCTCGTCCAGCGGGAGGCGGACGGCGCCATGGGCATCGACGCGCTCGGGCACGGTGAAACGCAGGCTGCGCGGCGCCAGCGGCCTCGGCTTGTCGATGCCGAGATCGTACTGGTCGTAGCGGCTTTCGGTGCCGATATCGAGCACGTCGCGGAAGCCGTCGGTCGCGATCAGGGCCGTCCTGGCTCCGCGGCGCTCGATGATCGCGTTGGTCGCCAGCGTGGTGCCGTGAATGAAGACGTCGATGTCACTGATATGGGCGCGCGCGTCGGCAAGAATGAGACGCATGCCGTCCAACACCGCCTGCTCGGGCCGCTGCGGCGTCGTCAGCAGCTTGCGCGTCTTGCGCGCCTCGCCCACGTCCAGCACGATGTCGGTGAACGTGCCACCGATATCGACGGCAAGCCGCACCTCGGCTCCCTCAAGCATTCCAAATTCTCCGTGCTGATCGTCTAGACTGTGGCTGAAAGCGCAGCAATTCCCGTGCCATGAGGCATGCCGGCAACGCCGTGCCCGGCTATTTTGCGCGGCACCTATGCAATAGGCAAGGCGTGTTCGCAGCCCGCGCGATCAGAGCAGGAATGCAAGCGCCGCCTCGCAGCGCTCCTCGACCTTGAGCGTCAGGAGATCGTCGGCACGGGTGCGGCCGAGATTGACCGCCGCAATCGGAATGTTGCGCTGCGCGGCAGCCTTTACGAAGCGGAATCCGGAATAGACCATCAGCGACGAGCCGACGATCAGCATGGCATCGGCCTGCGACAGATGGTCCTGCGCGGTCGCGACGATGTCGCGCGGGACGTTCTCGCCGAAGAACACGACGTCGGGCTTGAGGATGCCGCCGCAGGTTTCGCAAGCAGGTACCTGGAAGGACGAGAATTCCGCGTGCTCCAGATCGGCGTCGCCATCGGGCGCATCGGCGGCATCGAGCATCAGCCATTCCGCATTGGCGCGGCCGAGCGCATCCTGGAATTCGCTCCGCGGCGTCTTCGCCCCGCAGCCCATGCAGCGGACCAGGTCGAGCCGTCCGTGCAAATCGATCACCTGGCGGTGGCCGGCGGATTGATGCAGCCGGTCGACGTTCTGGGTCAGCAGCATCTCGCAGCGCCCGCTCGCCTCGAGCCGCGCGAGCGCGTGATGCGCGTCGTTCGGCTTCGCCTGGCCGAACCGCCGCCAGCCGATCAGGCTGCGGGCCCAATAGCGCTGCCGCGTAAGCTCGTCCGACATGAAGGATTGGAAGTTGACCGGCTGGGTCCGCTTCCAATTGCCATTGCTGTCGCGATAATCGGGGATGCCCGAATTGGTGCTGCAGCCGGCGCCGGTCAGCACGAACAGCCTATCGTGCCGGTCGACGAAATCCTGGAGCGGAGGGGTTGCCAGCGGAGCGTTTGCCATGAGGCAGATGTAGTCCGCGCCATCGGGTTTTGCCAGATCACGGCGGCCCGGCCCGTTATCGCGGGGCCCCGCGTCTCGTGAGATCGAGCGGGCGAACCTTCTCCTCGCCTGCGATGCGCGCGGCCCGCTGCAATGTCAGCCGGAATTCGTCCCGCTTCTCGTGCACCGAGGCTATCGCGTGCCCGACCGCAACCCCGAGGCCGACCAGCGCGGCTTCGGACAACTGCAGGCTGGCCTCGATGGTTTCGGGCACAGCGTCGGTTGCGCCGATCGCATAGAGATGGCGGGCATGCTCGGCATCCCGCGCGCGCGACACGATCAGCACATCCGGCCGCACCGCGCGGATCCGCTCGACGACCGCGTCGATCGCCGGTCGCGATTGGATGGTGATGATCACACCAGTGGTCTGCATCAGGCCGCAGGCCTCGAGGAAGCCCGGTTCTGTCGCATCGCCAAAATAGACCTTGTGGCCGTCGCGGCGGTCACGCGCCACGGCGACGGCCTCGTGATCGACCGCGATGTAGTCGAGGCCATGGCTCGTCAGCAGCGAGCAGACGACCTTTCCGACGCGGCCGTAGCCGATCACGATGGCTTGCGCCCGGTCGCCGGGCGGCCGCACCGCGAGCTCGGGATCGGCCGTGCGCTCGCTCCTCAGCTTGGCGGCCAATCGCTGGGCAAGCACGTTCAACAGGGGT from Bradyrhizobium sp. CCBAU 53351 includes the following:
- a CDS encoding hydantoinase B/oxoprolinase family protein, producing MSKANGASLIDLQIMWHRLIAVVEEQAQVLLRTAFSPIVRECGDLSAGVFDLRGRMLAQAVTGTPGHVNSMAESVKHFINHFPLETMKEGDAYITNDPWMGTGHLNDFVVTTPCFKDGKVVALFSCTSHLMDIGGIGFGPDATDVFMEGLYIPMLKLIDQGIVNETLMAMIRTNTRLPIDTEGDTYSLAGCNDVGCERLVEMMTEFGIDTLDELGDYICDRSREAVLAEIAKLPKGSWRNTMVVDGYDAPVTLAATLTISDDGIHVDFDGTSAASKFGINVPLSYTTAYTVFGLGCVVASQIPNNAGSLSPLTVSAPAGAILNAPKPAPVASRHIIGQMLPDVVFGCLRQIIPERVPAEGTSCLWNLNVRGQTRSGVGGNYGFSMAVTSNGGTGARFGKDGLSATAYPSGVRGTPVEIAETQTPLIFWRKELRPDSGGAGRTRGGLGQIIEVGSGVDAPFDILAAFDRIDHPPRGRDGGKNGEAGYVGLKSGKKLRGKGFQQVPPDDRLVVLTPGGAGIGAPTERDRAAVQNDIESGLVSADNAVAVYGYAR
- a CDS encoding hydantoinase/oxoprolinase family protein; amino-acid sequence: MLEGAEVRLAVDIGGTFTDIVLDVGEARKTRKLLTTPQRPEQAVLDGMRLILADARAHISDIDVFIHGTTLATNAIIERRGARTALIATDGFRDVLDIGTESRYDQYDLGIDKPRPLAPRSLRFTVPERVDAHGAVRLPLDEAAVRALAPRLRELGVESVAIAFLHSYANPEHERRAAAILADEMPGISVTVSSAVCPEIREYERTSTAVANAYVQPLIDGYLARMADALQVEQFRGAIYLVTSGGGVTSIETARRFPVRLVESGPAGGAIFAAQIAARLGESKVLSFDMGGTTAKICLIEKYQPETSRVFEVDRAARFLKGSGLPVRIPVIEMVEIGAGGGSIAHVDAMKRVTVGPESASSEPGPACYGRGGQRPAVTDADVALGMIDPDAFAAGTIKLDPELSKQALLRDVGEPLGLSAETAAYAVHEVVCENMASAARVHAVERGEIVGQHTLIAFGGAAPLHAARVAEKIGVSRVIVPSNAGVGSAVGFLAAPIAYELVRSRHVRLDDFDTEGVSDLLQEMVTEARALVEPGAAGAPVRERRAAFMRYVGQGHEISVELPNRRLTAADLAGLRQKFEADYSAMFERAIPGAAIEVLSWSVLATTEARNPPAVASVARKPAAKASGSRKFFDGRAGEVIEIPLYRREDMVPGATIAGPAVIAEDETSTFVSTSFDAHIDGAGSIVMERKAA
- a CDS encoding NAD-dependent protein deacetylase, producing the protein MANAPLATPPLQDFVDRHDRLFVLTGAGCSTNSGIPDYRDSNGNWKRTQPVNFQSFMSDELTRQRYWARSLIGWRRFGQAKPNDAHHALARLEASGRCEMLLTQNVDRLHQSAGHRQVIDLHGRLDLVRCMGCGAKTPRSEFQDALGRANAEWLMLDAADAPDGDADLEHAEFSSFQVPACETCGGILKPDVVFFGENVPRDIVATAQDHLSQADAMLIVGSSLMVYSGFRFVKAAAQRNIPIAAVNLGRTRADDLLTLKVEERCEAALAFLL